In one window of Streptomyces sp. NBC_01224 DNA:
- the recA gene encoding recombinase RecA, producing the protein MAGTDREKALDAALAQIERQFGKGAVMRLGERPNEPIEVIPTGSTALDVALGVGGLPRGRVVEVYGPESSGKTTLTLHAVANAQKLGGSVAFIDAEHALDPEYAKKLGVDIDSLILSQPDNGEQALEIVDMLVRSGALDLIVIDSVAALVPRAEIEGEMGDSHVGLQARLMSQALRKITSALNQSKTTAIFINQLREKIGVMFGSPETTTGGRALKFYASVRLDIRRIETLKDGTDAVGNRTRVKVVKNKVAPPFKQAEFDILYGQGISREGGLIDMGVEHGFVRKAGAWYTYEGDQLGQGKENARNFLKDNPDLANEIEKKILEKLGVGVRPDANAAEPGADAAGGAAASADSAKSVPAPAGKAKPAKTAAAKS; encoded by the coding sequence ATGGCAGGAACCGACCGCGAGAAGGCGCTGGACGCCGCACTCGCACAGATTGAACGGCAATTCGGCAAGGGCGCGGTGATGCGCCTCGGTGAGCGGCCGAACGAGCCCATCGAGGTGATCCCCACCGGGTCGACTGCCCTCGACGTGGCCCTCGGCGTCGGCGGCCTGCCGCGCGGCCGTGTGGTGGAGGTGTACGGACCGGAGTCCTCCGGTAAGACGACGCTGACGCTGCACGCGGTGGCGAATGCGCAGAAGCTCGGCGGCTCGGTGGCCTTCATCGACGCGGAGCATGCCCTCGATCCCGAGTACGCGAAGAAGCTCGGCGTCGACATCGACAGCCTCATCCTGTCCCAGCCGGACAACGGTGAGCAGGCCCTCGAAATCGTGGACATGCTGGTCCGCTCCGGCGCCCTCGACCTGATCGTCATCGACTCCGTCGCGGCGCTCGTGCCGCGTGCGGAGATCGAGGGCGAGATGGGCGACTCGCACGTGGGTCTGCAGGCCCGCCTGATGAGCCAGGCACTCCGTAAGATCACCAGCGCGCTCAACCAGTCCAAGACCACCGCGATCTTCATCAACCAGCTCCGCGAGAAGATCGGTGTGATGTTCGGCTCGCCGGAGACCACGACCGGCGGCCGGGCGCTCAAGTTCTACGCCTCGGTGCGCCTCGACATCCGCCGGATCGAGACGCTGAAGGACGGCACCGACGCCGTCGGTAACCGCACCCGCGTCAAGGTCGTGAAGAACAAGGTCGCGCCGCCCTTCAAGCAGGCCGAGTTCGACATCCTCTACGGCCAGGGCATCAGCCGCGAGGGCGGTCTGATCGACATGGGCGTGGAGCACGGCTTCGTCCGAAAGGCGGGCGCCTGGTACACGTACGAGGGCGACCAACTCGGCCAGGGCAAGGAGAACGCCCGTAACTTCCTCAAGGACAACCCCGATCTCGCCAATGAGATCGAGAAGAAGATCCTTGAGAAGCTGGGCGTCGGCGTCAGGCCTGATGCCAACGCCGCCGAGCCCGGTGCGGATGCGGCGGGCGGCGCCGCAGCTTCGGCCGACAGCGCGAAGTCGGTGCCCGCTCCGGCCGGCAAGGCCAAGCCGGCCAAGACCGCGGCGGCCAAGAGCTAG
- a CDS encoding AI-2E family transporter, with amino-acid sequence MPAWLPRAMVLALALYACFQLGSWAFDQLIGLLINVLIAFFLALAIEPAVSRMSSRGMRRGLATFLVFLIVLIAAAGFVVLLGSMLAGQIVDMVEEFPKYLDSVINWVNQSFHTELSRVEVQDSVLHSDWLQKYVQNSATGVLDISTTVLGGLFRLLTIFLFSFYFAADGPRLRRALCSVLPPAKQAEVLRAWEIAVDKTGGYLYSRGLMALVSGIAHYILLVILGVPYAPALAIWVGLVSQFIPTIGTYLAGALPMLIAFTVDPWYALWVLGFVVIYQQFENYALQPKLTSRTVDIHPAVAFGSVIVGTALMGAVGALIAIPAVATLQAFLGAYVKRYDVTDDPRVHGRHQQRGEPVLTRLRRSWRTAGSNEGRGGQDGAGEHPERA; translated from the coding sequence ATGCCCGCGTGGCTGCCGCGTGCCATGGTGCTCGCCCTGGCGCTCTACGCCTGTTTCCAGCTCGGCAGCTGGGCGTTCGACCAGCTCATCGGGTTGCTGATCAATGTGCTGATCGCGTTCTTCCTGGCGCTCGCCATAGAGCCCGCGGTGAGCCGGATGTCGTCGCGCGGCATGCGTCGCGGCCTCGCCACTTTCCTGGTCTTCCTCATCGTGCTGATAGCGGCGGCCGGTTTCGTCGTGCTGCTCGGCTCGATGCTCGCGGGCCAGATCGTCGACATGGTCGAGGAGTTCCCGAAGTATCTGGACTCGGTGATCAACTGGGTCAACCAGAGCTTCCACACCGAGCTCTCCCGGGTCGAGGTCCAGGACAGCGTGCTGCACTCCGACTGGCTGCAGAAATATGTCCAGAACAGCGCGACCGGAGTGCTCGACATCTCCACCACCGTGCTCGGCGGGCTGTTCCGTCTTCTGACGATCTTCCTGTTCTCGTTCTACTTCGCCGCCGACGGTCCCAGACTGCGGCGCGCCCTGTGCTCCGTACTGCCACCCGCCAAGCAGGCCGAGGTCCTGCGGGCCTGGGAGATCGCGGTCGACAAGACCGGCGGCTACCTCTACTCGCGCGGTCTGATGGCACTCGTCTCCGGGATCGCGCACTACATCCTGCTGGTGATCCTCGGCGTTCCGTACGCGCCCGCGCTCGCCATCTGGGTCGGACTGGTCTCCCAGTTCATCCCCACGATCGGTACGTATCTGGCAGGCGCCCTGCCCATGCTGATCGCGTTCACCGTCGACCCCTGGTACGCGTTGTGGGTGCTCGGATTCGTCGTGATCTATCAACAGTTCGAGAACTATGCGCTGCAGCCCAAGCTCACCTCCAGGACCGTCGACATCCATCCGGCGGTCGCCTTCGGATCGGTCATCGTGGGCACGGCGTTGATGGGTGCCGTGGGTGCGTTGATCGCGATCCCGGCCGTCGCCACGCTTCAGGCCTTTCTCGGCGCCTATGTGAAGCGGTACGACGTGACGGACGACCCGCGGGTGCACGGCCGCCACCAGCAACGTGGTGAGCCGGTGCTCACGCGGCTGCGCCGGTCCTGGCGGACTGCCGGGAGCAATGAGGGCCGGGGCGGACAGGACGGCGCCGGGGAGCATCCGGAACGTGCCTGA
- a CDS encoding DUF3046 domain-containing protein, with protein sequence MRLTIFWERMADHFGAGYADSFARDHVMAELGGQTVHQALAAGWEAKDVWRGVCTAVGIPADKR encoded by the coding sequence ATGCGGTTGACGATTTTCTGGGAACGGATGGCGGACCACTTCGGCGCGGGATACGCCGATTCCTTCGCGCGCGATCATGTGATGGCCGAACTCGGCGGGCAGACGGTGCACCAGGCGCTGGCCGCGGGCTGGGAGGCCAAGGATGTCTGGCGCGGTGTCTGTACCGCGGTCGGCATCCCCGCCGACAAGCGCTGA
- a CDS encoding AzlD domain-containing protein gives MNIWIAIVLTAVGCYLAKLLGLLVPAGVLERPLAQRLAALLPVALLAALTAQQTFGDGQHLTLDARGAGLAAAALALVLRAPFLVVVGAAVVVTAGVRALG, from the coding sequence ATGAACATCTGGATCGCCATCGTGCTGACCGCCGTCGGCTGCTACCTCGCCAAACTGCTCGGACTGCTGGTGCCCGCCGGGGTGCTGGAACGTCCGCTCGCGCAGCGTCTCGCCGCGCTGCTGCCAGTGGCGCTCCTGGCCGCCCTCACCGCGCAGCAGACGTTCGGCGACGGGCAGCACCTGACGCTGGACGCCAGGGGCGCAGGGCTCGCCGCGGCGGCGCTCGCACTTGTTCTGCGCGCGCCCTTCCTCGTGGTCGTAGGGGCCGCCGTGGTCGTCACTGCAGGGGTACGTGCCCTCGGTTAG
- a CDS encoding AzlC family ABC transporter permease produces the protein MAEQTRLPEGVGEAAGAPHGSATVPTAQPDAVGAKSDAAVVRDALGVGIAVGLSGFAFGVTSAGSGLSLLQTCALSLAVFTGASQFALVGALAAGGNPYTAAAGAFFLGVRNSFYGLRLSQLLALPRALRPFAAQWVIDETTAVTLPQPTRRAARIGFAVTGLTLYVLWNLTTLLGALGAEALGDTDAWGLDAASPAVFLALLAPMLKSTTERITAAIAVLLALGLLPVLPAGVPVLLSALAAPAVLFLSGRRKGTSRGTATGEENR, from the coding sequence GTGGCAGAACAGACAAGACTCCCAGAGGGCGTCGGCGAAGCAGCTGGTGCCCCCCACGGCAGCGCGACCGTCCCGACGGCGCAGCCGGACGCCGTCGGGGCGAAGTCGGACGCGGCCGTCGTACGCGACGCGCTCGGTGTCGGCATAGCCGTCGGACTTTCCGGCTTCGCCTTCGGCGTGACCTCGGCCGGCTCCGGACTGAGCCTGCTGCAGACCTGCGCGCTCAGCCTCGCTGTCTTCACCGGCGCCTCACAGTTCGCCCTCGTGGGCGCTCTCGCGGCGGGCGGCAACCCGTACACCGCAGCTGCCGGGGCTTTCTTCCTCGGCGTACGCAACTCGTTCTACGGCCTGCGGCTGTCGCAGCTGCTCGCCCTTCCACGCGCGCTCCGCCCCTTCGCCGCCCAATGGGTCATCGACGAGACGACCGCCGTGACACTGCCGCAGCCCACTCGGCGGGCCGCACGGATCGGTTTCGCCGTCACCGGACTCACCCTCTACGTGCTGTGGAACCTGACCACGCTGCTGGGGGCCCTCGGCGCCGAGGCGCTCGGTGACACCGACGCCTGGGGGCTGGACGCGGCATCGCCTGCGGTCTTCCTCGCCCTGCTCGCGCCGATGCTGAAGAGCACGACGGAACGCATCACCGCCGCAATCGCGGTTCTGCTCGCGCTCGGACTGCTGCCCGTACTGCCCGCAGGTGTACCCGTCCTGCTGTCCGCGCTCGCCGCACCCGCCGTCCTCTTCCTGAGCGGACGCCGGAAGGGAACGAGCCGGGGCACGGCCACGGGGGAGGAGAACCGATGA
- a CDS encoding AraC family transcriptional regulator: MPESGSGEWARHWQYAELPDLDLLRARYVRHTFPRHSHEGYVFGTITRGVEDVGLPGGTVVHAGPGAVVMINPEVPHTARAGVPEGWVYATLYPSAQVINDIAADTTSLRGTVGFTETSVMDPYAARLIGEVHRAAEEGNALAADTVLRVMVARLLNLHGSALPARVPRSAGARDAARARAVLEGRMAEPPTLEALAAELGTSPFALLRAFKKQYGMPPHAWLTDARVRAARRMLDAGTAPAEAAAEVGFTDQPHLNRHFTRIVGVPPGAYRRERARTYKTGRDLPT, translated from the coding sequence ATGCCGGAGTCGGGGTCAGGAGAGTGGGCGAGGCACTGGCAGTACGCGGAGCTGCCCGACCTCGATCTGCTGCGTGCCCGGTACGTGCGGCACACCTTCCCGCGCCACAGCCACGAGGGCTATGTATTCGGCACCATCACCCGAGGGGTGGAGGACGTCGGGCTGCCCGGCGGCACCGTCGTACACGCGGGCCCCGGCGCCGTAGTCATGATCAATCCGGAGGTGCCGCACACCGCCCGCGCGGGTGTTCCGGAGGGCTGGGTGTACGCCACGCTGTACCCGTCCGCGCAGGTGATCAACGACATCGCGGCCGATACGACGAGTCTGCGCGGCACGGTCGGTTTCACCGAGACCAGCGTCATGGACCCGTACGCGGCCCGGCTGATCGGCGAGGTCCACCGGGCAGCCGAGGAGGGCAACGCACTCGCCGCGGACACCGTGCTGCGGGTGATGGTCGCGCGGCTGCTGAACCTGCACGGCAGCGCGCTGCCGGCGCGCGTGCCCCGATCGGCGGGTGCCCGTGACGCGGCGCGGGCCCGCGCGGTGCTGGAGGGCAGGATGGCGGAGCCGCCCACCTTGGAGGCGCTGGCCGCGGAGCTCGGAACCAGTCCGTTCGCGCTGCTGAGGGCCTTCAAGAAGCAGTACGGGATGCCGCCGCACGCCTGGCTCACCGATGCCCGGGTGCGGGCCGCGCGCCGGATGCTCGACGCGGGGACAGCACCTGCGGAGGCGGCCGCCGAGGTCGGCTTCACCGATCAGCCGCATCTCAACCGTCACTTCACCCGGATCGTGGGAGTGCCGCCCGGCGCGTACCGGCGCGAACGTGCAAGAACGTACAAGACCGGGCGCGACCTGCCCACGTAG
- a CDS encoding Lhr family helicase: MAGSALDSFSPATRSWFAGAFSAPTAAQEGAWRAIGEGSDVLVVAPTGSGKTLAAFLAALDGLASVPPPAEAKKRCRVLYVSPLKALAVDVERNLRSPLTGIRQESVRLGLPEPEVRVGIRSGDTPPAERRSMATRPPDILITTPESLFLMLTSSAREALSGIETVILDEVHAVAGTKRGAHLAVSLERLDELLPRPARRIGLSATVRPVDEVARFLSPQRKVEIVQPPSTKRFDLSVVVPVEDLGELGGSPATDTDQAGQAGQADKPSIWPHVEERIVDLVQEHRSTIVFANSRRLAERLCNRLNEIAYERATGTVLDEHSSATALPEAQSPAEIMAQSGAAKGAPALLARAHHGSVSKEQRAQVEEDLKAGRLPAVVATSSLELGIDMGAVDLVVQVESPPSVASGLQRVGRAGHQVGAVSTGVVFPKYRGDLVQAAVVTERMREGSIEALRIPSNPLDVLAQQLVAMVALDTWQVDDLLAVTRRAAPFAALPESAFTAVLDMLAGRYPSDAFAELRPRVVWDRVAGTVTGRPGAQRLAVTSGGTIPDRGLFGVFLVGADPKKGGGRVGELDEEMVYESRVGDVFTLGTTSWRIEDITRDRVLVSPAPGVPGRLPFWKGDQLGRPLELGRALGAFLREIGGLSQEDARQRLLAAGLDTWAADNTLSYIDEQRRACGHVPDDRTILVERFRDELGDWRVVVHSPFGAQVHAPWALALNARLAERYGMDAQVMHADDGIVLRLPDADLMGLDLLDFDPAQDPAQDQAPLPGPSYDSGQPPVGAADVTFDQGEINQIVTDQVGGSALFASRFRECAARALLLPRRSPGKRTPLWQQRQRAAQLLQVASEFGSFPIVLEAVRECLQDVFDVPGLAELMGDLEARRVRLVEVTTPEPSPFARSLLFGYVAQFLYEGDSPLAERRAAALSLDSHLLAELLGQAELRELLDADVLTELEQELQWLTEDRRIKGIEGVADLLRVLGPLTDAELAERGAQPPWAPELSAARRAIRVRIGGADHWAAIEDAGRLRDALGTALPVGVPEAFTEPVKDPLGDLLARYARTHGPFTSTEAATRFGLGTAVTDGALQRLAATGRTVQGEFHPAGIGQEWCDATVLRRLRRRSLAALRHELEPVPPAALAGFLPQWQHLGNNSLRGIDGLARAIEQLQGAPVPASALEKLILPGRVTGYSPALLDELTTTGEVVWAGAGALPGKDGWLSLYLADSAPLLLPPPHPLELSALHESVLTALTGGYGLFFRQIADQVRATTHPDCTDPQLADAVWDLAWSGRLTNDTLAPLRSLLGSGRTAGSTAHRAKRSVPRGRYGSLTGAARPVSRTGPPTVSGRWSLLPSTEPDPTHRAHALARTLLDRHGVVTRGAVQAEGVEGGFSATYRVLSAFEDNGQARRGYVVEGLGAAQFAMDGAVDRLRATSTARDRTEPGAAPHALVLAAADPANAYGAALPWPEPPDGAGHKPGRKAGALVVLVDGELAMYMERGGKTLLAWPTDPEDPALLAAAGALAAAARAGALGTVTVERTNGASSLTSPLGRTLEAAGFLATPRGLRLRA, translated from the coding sequence ATGGCCGGCTCTGCGCTCGACTCGTTCTCCCCTGCGACCCGCAGTTGGTTCGCGGGTGCCTTCAGCGCGCCCACCGCCGCGCAGGAAGGCGCCTGGCGCGCGATCGGCGAGGGCTCCGACGTGCTGGTCGTCGCGCCGACCGGCTCCGGCAAGACCCTGGCCGCGTTCCTCGCCGCGCTGGACGGTCTTGCGTCCGTCCCGCCTCCCGCCGAGGCGAAGAAACGCTGCCGCGTGCTGTACGTATCGCCCCTCAAGGCCCTAGCGGTCGATGTCGAGCGCAATCTCCGCTCGCCGCTGACCGGCATCCGCCAGGAGTCGGTGCGTCTGGGGCTGCCCGAGCCCGAGGTCCGGGTGGGAATCCGCTCCGGCGACACCCCGCCCGCCGAGCGCCGCTCGATGGCGACCCGGCCGCCGGACATCCTGATCACCACGCCCGAATCGCTGTTCCTGATGCTGACCTCATCGGCCCGGGAGGCGCTGTCCGGCATAGAGACGGTGATTCTTGACGAAGTGCATGCCGTGGCGGGTACGAAGCGGGGCGCCCATCTCGCCGTGTCGCTGGAGCGTCTCGACGAGCTGCTGCCGCGGCCCGCACGGCGGATCGGCCTGTCGGCGACGGTCCGTCCGGTCGACGAGGTGGCGCGCTTCCTCTCACCGCAGCGGAAGGTGGAGATCGTCCAGCCGCCGTCCACCAAGCGGTTCGACCTGTCGGTGGTCGTGCCGGTCGAGGATCTGGGCGAGCTCGGCGGCTCCCCCGCCACCGACACCGACCAGGCGGGCCAGGCGGGCCAGGCGGACAAGCCGTCGATCTGGCCCCATGTCGAGGAACGCATCGTCGATCTCGTCCAGGAGCATCGCTCCACCATCGTCTTCGCCAATTCCCGCCGCCTCGCGGAGCGGCTCTGCAACCGGCTCAACGAGATCGCGTATGAGCGGGCCACCGGCACTGTGCTCGATGAGCACAGCTCCGCCACGGCGCTGCCGGAAGCACAGTCCCCGGCCGAGATCATGGCTCAGTCGGGCGCGGCGAAGGGCGCCCCCGCGCTCCTCGCCCGCGCACACCACGGTTCGGTTTCCAAGGAACAGCGCGCCCAGGTCGAGGAAGACCTCAAGGCGGGCCGCCTGCCGGCCGTGGTCGCCACCTCCAGTCTGGAGCTGGGCATCGACATGGGGGCGGTCGATCTGGTGGTCCAAGTTGAGTCGCCGCCGTCGGTCGCCTCCGGGCTGCAACGGGTCGGCCGGGCCGGGCACCAGGTCGGTGCGGTCTCCACCGGAGTGGTCTTCCCGAAGTACCGGGGCGATCTGGTGCAGGCTGCCGTGGTCACCGAGCGGATGCGCGAGGGCTCCATCGAGGCGCTCCGGATCCCGTCCAACCCCTTGGATGTGCTGGCCCAGCAGCTCGTCGCCATGGTTGCCCTGGACACGTGGCAGGTGGATGACCTGCTGGCCGTGACCCGCCGCGCCGCCCCCTTCGCCGCCCTGCCCGAGTCGGCGTTCACCGCCGTGCTGGACATGCTCGCCGGGCGCTATCCCTCCGATGCTTTTGCCGAGCTGCGCCCGCGTGTGGTCTGGGACCGGGTGGCCGGTACGGTCACGGGCCGCCCCGGCGCCCAGCGACTCGCCGTCACGTCCGGCGGGACCATCCCCGACCGCGGGCTCTTCGGGGTCTTTCTCGTCGGCGCCGACCCCAAGAAGGGCGGCGGCCGGGTGGGCGAGCTGGACGAGGAGATGGTGTACGAGTCCCGGGTGGGCGACGTCTTCACGCTGGGCACCACGTCCTGGCGGATCGAGGACATCACCCGCGACCGGGTCCTGGTGTCGCCCGCCCCCGGGGTTCCCGGCCGGCTGCCGTTCTGGAAGGGCGATCAGCTGGGCCGTCCACTGGAGCTGGGGCGTGCGCTCGGCGCGTTCCTCCGCGAGATCGGCGGACTGTCCCAGGAAGATGCCCGGCAGCGTCTGCTCGCCGCCGGTCTCGACACCTGGGCCGCCGACAACACCCTGTCGTACATCGACGAACAGCGCCGCGCCTGCGGTCACGTACCGGACGACCGGACCATCCTCGTCGAGCGTTTCCGTGACGAACTGGGTGACTGGCGGGTCGTCGTCCACTCCCCGTTCGGCGCGCAGGTACATGCCCCATGGGCGCTGGCGCTGAATGCCCGCCTCGCCGAGCGGTACGGCATGGACGCCCAGGTGATGCATGCCGACGACGGCATAGTGCTGCGGCTGCCCGACGCAGACCTGATGGGCCTGGACCTCCTGGACTTCGATCCGGCGCAGGACCCGGCCCAGGATCAGGCACCGTTGCCGGGCCCCTCCTACGACAGCGGGCAACCGCCCGTCGGCGCTGCGGACGTGACCTTCGACCAGGGCGAGATCAACCAGATCGTCACCGACCAGGTGGGCGGATCAGCCCTGTTCGCCTCGCGGTTCCGCGAATGCGCGGCGCGCGCCCTGCTGCTGCCGCGACGCAGCCCCGGCAAGCGCACCCCGCTCTGGCAGCAGCGCCAACGCGCCGCACAACTCCTCCAGGTCGCCTCCGAGTTCGGCTCCTTCCCGATCGTTCTGGAAGCGGTCCGCGAATGCCTCCAGGATGTCTTCGACGTCCCCGGGCTGGCGGAACTCATGGGCGACCTCGAAGCACGCCGTGTCCGGCTGGTCGAGGTGACCACCCCGGAGCCCTCGCCCTTCGCCCGCTCGCTCCTGTTCGGCTATGTCGCCCAGTTCCTGTACGAGGGCGACTCGCCCCTCGCCGAGCGGCGGGCCGCCGCCCTCTCCCTCGACTCCCACCTCCTGGCCGAGCTCCTCGGCCAGGCAGAACTGCGCGAACTGCTCGACGCCGATGTCCTGACCGAGCTGGAGCAGGAACTCCAGTGGCTGACCGAGGACCGCCGGATCAAGGGCATTGAAGGGGTCGCCGATCTCCTTCGGGTCCTTGGACCGCTCACCGACGCGGAGTTGGCCGAGCGCGGCGCCCAGCCGCCCTGGGCTCCGGAGCTGTCCGCGGCCCGCCGGGCCATCCGGGTCCGGATCGGCGGAGCGGACCACTGGGCCGCGATCGAGGACGCGGGACGGCTGCGCGACGCACTGGGCACCGCCCTCCCGGTGGGTGTCCCCGAGGCTTTCACCGAACCGGTCAAGGACCCACTCGGCGATCTTCTCGCCCGATACGCGCGTACGCACGGCCCGTTCACCTCCACCGAGGCCGCCACCCGTTTCGGCCTCGGCACCGCTGTCACGGACGGCGCGCTGCAGCGGCTCGCCGCGACCGGCCGGACCGTCCAGGGCGAGTTCCACCCCGCCGGCATCGGCCAGGAGTGGTGCGACGCCACCGTGCTGCGCCGACTGCGCCGCCGCTCGCTCGCCGCGCTCCGACATGAGCTGGAGCCGGTCCCGCCCGCCGCCCTCGCAGGCTTCCTTCCGCAGTGGCAGCACCTGGGCAACAACAGCCTGCGCGGCATCGACGGACTGGCCCGCGCCATCGAGCAGTTGCAGGGTGCGCCCGTCCCGGCGTCGGCCCTGGAGAAACTGATCCTGCCGGGCCGGGTCACCGGCTACTCCCCCGCGCTGCTGGACGAGCTGACCACCACCGGCGAGGTCGTCTGGGCCGGTGCGGGTGCCCTTCCCGGCAAGGACGGCTGGCTGTCCCTCTACCTCGCCGACAGCGCACCCCTGCTCCTCCCGCCCCCGCACCCGCTCGAACTGAGCGCATTGCACGAATCCGTCCTGACGGCCCTGACTGGCGGATACGGACTGTTCTTCCGGCAAATCGCCGACCAGGTCCGCGCCACCACCCACCCGGACTGCACCGATCCGCAACTGGCCGATGCAGTCTGGGACCTGGCCTGGTCGGGCCGGCTCACCAATGACACGCTCGCCCCGCTGCGTTCACTCCTCGGCTCCGGTCGCACGGCAGGATCGACCGCCCACCGCGCCAAACGGAGCGTCCCGCGCGGGCGTTACGGCTCACTCACCGGCGCCGCCCGGCCCGTGTCCCGCACCGGCCCGCCCACCGTCTCGGGCCGCTGGTCCCTGCTGCCCTCCACCGAACCCGACCCCACGCACCGTGCGCACGCGCTGGCCCGCACACTCCTCGACCGCCACGGGGTGGTGACCCGCGGCGCGGTCCAGGCCGAAGGCGTCGAGGGCGGCTTCTCCGCCACGTACCGCGTCCTCTCCGCCTTCGAGGACAACGGGCAGGCCCGGCGCGGCTATGTCGTCGAGGGCCTGGGAGCGGCCCAGTTCGCGATGGACGGCGCGGTCGACCGGCTGCGTGCCACGTCCACCGCCCGTGACCGTACGGAGCCGGGAGCCGCACCCCACGCCCTGGTCCTCGCCGCGGCGGACCCGGCCAATGCCTATGGCGCGGCCCTGCCCTGGCCCGAACCGCCGGACGGCGCCGGGCACAAACCTGGCCGCAAGGCAGGCGCCCTGGTGGTGCTGGTCGACGGCGAGCTGGCGATGTACATGGAGCGTGGCGGCAAGACGCTGCTCGCCTGGCCCACCGACCCGGAGGACCCGGCACTCCTCGCGGCAGCCGGGGCACTGGCGGCAGCCGCCCGCGCGGGGGCGCTCGGCACGGTCACGGTGGAGCGCACCAACGGCGCCTCGTCCCTGACCTCCCCGCTCGGCCGCACGCTGGAGGCGGCCGGATTCCTGGCCACCCCGAGGGGACTCCGCCTGCGCGCCTGA
- a CDS encoding DNA-formamidopyrimidine glycosylase family protein produces MPEGDTVLQTAKRLHTALAGQVLTHSDLRVPRFATADLTGRTVLDVISRGKHLLTRIEGGLTLHSHLRMDGVWRIYAPGERWRGGPAHQIRAILANAEHTAVGYRLPVLELLLTQDEENAVGHLGPDLLGPDWNAETALHNLLSDPARPLGEALLDQRNLAGIGNIYKAELCFLARATPWLPIGDLAAPTAARLVTTAKQLLEANRDRPMRTTTGAASRGYGANERLWVYGRTNRPCLRCGTPIRTADQDARPTYWCPRCQSGPTG; encoded by the coding sequence ATGCCCGAAGGAGACACCGTCCTGCAGACCGCCAAACGTCTGCACACCGCACTCGCCGGCCAGGTCCTCACCCACTCCGACCTGCGCGTCCCCCGGTTCGCCACCGCCGACCTCACCGGCCGGACGGTTCTGGACGTCATCTCGCGCGGCAAGCATCTCCTCACCCGTATCGAAGGCGGCCTCACCCTCCACAGCCATCTGCGGATGGACGGCGTCTGGCGCATCTATGCACCGGGCGAGCGCTGGCGCGGCGGCCCTGCCCACCAGATCCGCGCCATCCTCGCCAACGCGGAACACACCGCCGTCGGCTACCGGCTCCCCGTCCTCGAACTCCTCCTCACCCAGGACGAGGAGAACGCGGTCGGTCATCTCGGCCCCGATCTGCTGGGCCCCGACTGGAACGCCGAAACCGCTCTGCACAATCTGCTCAGCGACCCCGCCCGTCCCCTGGGCGAGGCCCTCCTGGACCAGCGCAACCTGGCCGGAATCGGCAACATCTACAAGGCCGAGCTCTGCTTCCTCGCCCGTGCGACCCCTTGGCTCCCCATCGGCGACCTGGCCGCCCCCACCGCCGCCCGTCTTGTCACCACGGCCAAACAGCTCCTCGAAGCCAACCGCGACCGACCCATGCGCACGACGACCGGCGCGGCGTCCCGCGGATACGGCGCGAACGAACGGCTCTGGGTCTACGGAAGGACCAACCGTCCCTGCCTGCGCTGCGGCACGCCCATCCGCACAGCCGATCAGGACGCCCGCCCCACCTACTGGTGCCCGCGTTGTCAATCGGGCCCCACAGGCTAG
- a CDS encoding SDR family NAD(P)-dependent oxidoreductase yields MSLTAYDLTGRSAFITGAAGGIGRAGAVLLAAAGATVHCADRDEKGLLETRDLIAEAGGTSHIHTLDVTDRSRIRAAVAAAGKLDILAAVAGIMHTSSVLETADDDLDRVLSVNFKGVLYACQEVARSMIARGAPGSLITMASGAVDAASPGLLCYSAAKAAVVQLTKTLATELGPHSIRVNAVAPGWIRTPMTARHDAEQQHRAEATMARISPLGRVGEPEDVAHTLVYLASDASAFMTGQILRPNGGVAMPW; encoded by the coding sequence ATGTCCCTCACCGCGTACGACCTCACGGGCCGCTCCGCGTTCATCACCGGCGCGGCTGGTGGCATCGGCCGCGCAGGCGCTGTCCTGCTCGCAGCGGCGGGCGCCACCGTGCACTGCGCGGACCGCGACGAGAAGGGCCTGCTGGAGACCCGGGACCTGATCGCCGAAGCCGGTGGCACATCCCACATCCACACCCTCGATGTCACCGACCGCTCTCGGATCAGGGCCGCGGTGGCCGCCGCGGGCAAGCTCGACATCCTGGCCGCCGTTGCCGGAATCATGCATACGAGCAGCGTCCTGGAGACCGCGGACGACGACCTCGATCGCGTCCTCTCAGTCAATTTCAAGGGCGTTCTGTACGCCTGTCAGGAAGTTGCCCGCAGCATGATCGCGCGCGGCGCACCCGGCTCGCTGATCACCATGGCCTCGGGAGCGGTCGATGCCGCGAGCCCCGGGCTGCTCTGCTACAGCGCGGCCAAGGCGGCGGTCGTCCAGCTGACGAAGACCCTCGCAACCGAGCTGGGTCCTCATTCCATCCGAGTCAACGCCGTCGCCCCGGGCTGGATCCGTACGCCCATGACCGCCCGCCACGACGCGGAACAACAACACCGGGCGGAGGCCACGATGGCGCGGATTTCCCCGCTCGGCCGAGTCGGCGAGCCCGAGGACGTCGCCCACACCCTGGTCTATCTGGCATCCGATGCGTCGGCCTTCATGACCGGTCAGATCCTCCGCCCGAACGGCGGCGTAGCCATGCCCTGGTAG